ATTAGATAGCCAGAACGCAACTCGATCTCGTCGACTCCCATCGACGACGTCAAAAAACTAGATTAAACCGTGAATGGTTAAATATTGGAGAAAAACTGTAGGAAAGTGAGGAATAAATTTCTCATGCAATTTGGTAGTGGGGTGAAcaaatgatgaataaattgataatcGTTACGTTTTTCATGTGTGTATCGATAGCCACTTGCGGTACCTGGGAGGGTATTGGTCGGAGAAGGTGTCTTGACAAAGATGTGTAGAAAAAAGCCCAAACCGCGGcaattctttttattcaacgaTATACTTGTCTATGGAAATATCGTgataaacaagaaaaaagtaagtttCCTTTTTCAACCATTTCGATAACATATCAtacgaaaattaaacaaactaaAATGTACGATGCAAATCTGACACCTAAAATAATgctaataaattcattttcagtACAACAAACAACATGTAATTCCCTTGGAGGAAGTGAAACTTGAATCATTGGCCGACGACGGACGTAAGTTGAATCCTTGGTTATTCCAAACATTATTTTGCAATGTCATTACGAAACTTCCCGCATCTCTTTCACACTCATTGGTCATACTTCCCATATTAGTCTAAATGAGATTGCAGAATAAAGTATGTGTCTagtatttattgtaattttttccctatGCCATTTTATTCTCTTGGTATGTACATCACAAATCGGCTTTAAAATTTATCTACTTGATAAGATAGCGCTTGGCAGAATCCACATGTCCCGACAGTATCACCACAATAATATAAGCATATTTTGACGTATCTTACCAACATTCTTATAAtacttcaaataaattttgaaaaccagAATATATtcgtgaaggaaaaaaatcatctttaAATCCGTCACTTCAGCAATTGGATAAATCAATAACTTTTCTgcgaatattaaaaattgtatgcaaaaataaaaaataatctatcCAACAAAGATACAGTTGCTGTACGTCgctaatattaatattgtttcTAGAATATCGTAATGGTTGGCTGATAAAAACTGTAATGAAGTCATTCCCTGTTTACGCTGCGACCGGTACAGAGAAGCAAGAGTGGATGGCTCATATTACAAAATGCATTGAAGATCTTTTAAGAAAAAGTGAGTCATTGTATACGCGTCATTAAAGAATCATTTTACAAACGTAGCATCAAGTGATTCATGCATTCTACCGCGTATATgcataaataattgttaaaatttcagGTGGTAAAAAACCAGTAGAGGTTCACGCGGCTGTTTGGGTACCCGACAATGACGCGAACGTTTGTATGCATTGCAACAAAACACAATTCACAGTTTTAAATAGACGGGTAAATACAttgtacaaataattgaagtaACGACGTTTGCATTTGTCTCctaaatgtttttaaaaaaaatggcatttttcagcatcaCTGCCGGCAATGCGGAGCCGTCGTTTGTGGACCCTGCAGTAATAAAAAACTACTTTTGCCTGGTCAGGGTGGTGGAAAACCAGTCAGAGTATGCTTACAGTGTTACGACGCCGCCAGTAAAGTTAAAATAGCAACGACTCCTGGCGACAGTCTGAACAACAGCAAAGATGCACCGCGCAATTCTGCCGATAGCTCAGGTGATGATAGTTCGGGTGACGAAGACGACAGCAATAAGGAAGCAAACCACGACGAGGTAAGCAATCGCACGTTTATCGCTTTTGCAAAAACGGTTCTAACGATgacgtatatttttcgaaattttttagacGTTAGGAAATCGCAAAACTATGAAAACTTGACAATTCTTACTTATTACTCTCTCGTATTGCAGCCAAAATTCTACGGTACGGTTAATTCGTTGGATGAGAAGTAAGTAACACAGCCTAAGGAGGAGCAATATCAGaagttataaatattgtttagttgaatattttttaaataaaatatgattgGAATTTTTGTATAGCTCGATGGTTaaaggtgaaaatttatttatacgtacattgcagtaa
This region of Neodiprion fabricii isolate iyNeoFabr1 chromosome 7, iyNeoFabr1.1, whole genome shotgun sequence genomic DNA includes:
- the LOC124186142 gene encoding pleckstrin homology domain-containing family F member 1 homolog isoform X2; this encodes MVESCFGSAGQPLAVPGRVLVGEGVLTKMCRKKPKPRQFFLFNDILVYGNIVINKKKYNKQHVIPLEEVKLESLADDGQYRNGWLIKTVMKSFPVYAATGTEKQEWMAHITKCIEDLLRKSGKKPVEVHAAVWVPDNDANVCMHCNKTQFTVLNRRHHCRQCGAVVCGPCSNKKLLLPGQGGGKPVRVCLQCYDAASKVKIATTPGDSLNNSKDAPRNSADSSGDDSSGDEDDSNKEANHDEPKFYGTVNSLDEK
- the LOC124186142 gene encoding pleckstrin homology domain-containing family F member 2 isoform X1 gives rise to the protein MVDRLVNSEANARRIAMVESCFGSAGQPLAVPGRVLVGEGVLTKMCRKKPKPRQFFLFNDILVYGNIVINKKKYNKQHVIPLEEVKLESLADDGQYRNGWLIKTVMKSFPVYAATGTEKQEWMAHITKCIEDLLRKSGKKPVEVHAAVWVPDNDANVCMHCNKTQFTVLNRRHHCRQCGAVVCGPCSNKKLLLPGQGGGKPVRVCLQCYDAASKVKIATTPGDSLNNSKDAPRNSADSSGDDSSGDEDDSNKEANHDEPKFYGTVNSLDEK